A window of Nocardia arthritidis genomic DNA:
GCTGCGCGGCCTGCTGCTCGGCGTCACCGATCTACCGCCCTCGTTCACGGCGCTGCCCGACCCGAATTCCGATCTCTCGCTCGGCGGTCTGGCGCCGACCACACCCGCCGAATGCGCGAAGGTGCTCTCGCCCTTGGCGAGTCAGACCTCCGGTGCGCTGGCGCATGCGGCGGTCCAATATATGGGGCCCGATTTCGCCGGAATCGATATCGACGCCGCGAGCTATTCGAACGAACTGGTAGGCCAGGCCTTTTCGCAGGTGCAGGCGGTGATCGCGCGCTGCACACGCTATTCGGGTACCGACGGCAACAAACCCATCGACTACCGGATCGGCGGGCTCACCCAACCGTCGGCCGGTGACGCGGTGACCGGATTCCAGGTGCGTTCGGTCAGCGACGATGTGGCACTCACCTCATCGGTGGCGATCGTGCAGGTCGGAGCCACGCTGACCCAAATCGTCGTGTCCGCGCGGCAACCGCTCGATCCCGGAGTGCTCGCCGATCTGACGGCGGCGCAGGTACGTAAGCTGCGCGGGTTCGCCGGGCCATAGGGCGCGTCATCGAAGTCCCATCCGGCGCCTCCGCGGTCCAGCTCGACGCCTGGCCGCGTTGTCGTCGTCGCCGATACAACCCCGGTATCGGCTCCTCCTCCGCCTTGCCAGGCGACGAGCTGGACCGCGGATGCATCCGGCTGGACTTCGGGGACGCGCCCTGGTCAGCCCGCGACGATCGAATCGCCCTGGACGCGTACGGGTTTCGCGGCGAGCGGCTTCGGGGCCGGGCCGTTCGCGACGGATCCGTCCAGGTGGTATCTGCTGCCGTGACACGGGCAGTTGATGGTGCCGTCGGTCACCGCGTTCACCTTGCAGCCCATATGTGTGCAGGTGGTGGACAGTCCGACGAACTTGCCCGCGGTGGGTTGGGTGATCACGGTGTCGCCCTTGATGATTCCGCCGCCGACCGGAACGTCGGCGGTTTTGGCGAGTGCGTTGTCGCCCGGCTGGGCGACGGGGGAGGTCGCGGGAGCGGTGGCCGGGGTGTCGTTTTTGCCGTAGGTAGTGCACGCGGTGAGCGCGGCGGCCGCGGCCACCGCGCCGGCGCCCGCCACCACGGCGGTGCGGCGATTCATGGTCGGGTCGACTGTCATCGTTATTTGCTCCGATCAGAAGGTGAGGCCGTTGTGTTCGAAGAACCAGGCGGCAGAGCTGAGCCAGATGCCGGTGAGCCCGGCGAGCACCAGCCCGCCCGCGACCGGGACGACCCAGCCGGGCAGGCGCCCGCGGGTGAGCAGCAGCATTTTGGCGACGAACGCGCCGTAGAAGAAGCAGCCGAACAGCGAGTGGAGTAGGACGCGCGGGTTGTAATCCTGAAAACCCAAGGCGTACAGGCAATGTATCGCGACGGGCACGCTGATCAGCACAGCGAGCCGTCCGGTCCACACGTGTGCGGCGCCGATCCAGGACGGTGCGCGGAAGTTCGGGATCCTGCCGTAAATCGCCAGGGCGGAGGCCAATTGGGCGAGGCCGAGTACGAGAACCGCGGTGGCGAGCCAGGTTTTGACCGCGAGCGGGCTGGAGAAACCCGCGAGGTTGATCGAGAAGTACCGTGGCTCATGGACTTTCGCGTAGACGCCGAGCGCGACCGCGGCGGCGGCGCCGATGAGCACCGGGATGACGATCGCCAGGGCCGAAATGTTGTTCCGGGCCGTTGGTGCGTTGCGGTCAACCGACACTGTCACCACCACTTACTTTTGTCGCGGTTATCTTGTGGCCGTTGATGATCGCCGTGCCGTCCGGGGCGAGTACGGGTGCCGGGGATGTGCCGCCGTCCGCGGTGCGCTGGACACCGGTGACCCGGCCGTTCGCGTCGACGATCCAGCTCTGCCGGGAATTGTCGGTGCGGTTGACGTACAGCCCGGCGGGGGAATTGACTGGCGCCGCAGTGAAATCCCATTGCTTCCCGGCGAGGGCGAGTATCCCGTGTACGGCGGTGCCGTCGTAGCTGCCGTAGAGTTTCGCGTTGTTCCAACCGGTCAGGTGCACGGCGCCGTTGGTCGCGCCGCCCTGTAGCCAGGATTCGACGGTTTTGCCGTCGCAGACGTAGGCGGTGACCTTGTCGTCCTTCACCGCGATCGAGACGGTCAGCGGTGCTCCGGTCGTGGTGCCGACATAATCGGCCTTGGCGGGGAACGGGATCGCGGCCGGAGTGGTGGGCGGGATGCTGGTCGCGGGTGCTGCCGCGGTGGTCGTCGGCGCGGCGGTCGAAGGCGCGTACGGGTTCGCCGCGGGCGTCGGCGTGTCCTTCGACATGTCGACGGCCAGCAGGATCGCACCGAACAGCACCACTGCCGCGAGTGTCAGCAGTGGTCCGAGACGTTTCATACAGGTCTCCCTCGATGGGCGGCCGTCGATGGCTCAGGCATTACGCATTGTGTACGGGGAAATATGACCCGCCGGTTCAATCGCGTGTTCGCGGCGTGGCGTGTCGGGCTGCTTCAACCGGCTTCGGCCGCGGCTACCGCACGATACGATTTGCCATCGAACGAGAGGGGGAGTCGTGAATTATCCACTCGGCCACGGTATATATCCACCGCCCGGCCCACCGGTGAACGGGCAGCCGGGTTTTCTTCAACCCCAAGGCTTTTCGGTTCAGATGGCGCCGGTCCAGCCGAGCGGTGTCACCGCGAAGGCCGCCGGTTATCTCGGTCTGCTGGTGATGGCCTTCGCGGTGGTGGGCGCGGTCAT
This region includes:
- a CDS encoding DUF6529 family protein, encoding MTVSVDRNAPTARNNISALAIVIPVLIGAAAAVALGVYAKVHEPRYFSINLAGFSSPLAVKTWLATAVLVLGLAQLASALAIYGRIPNFRAPSWIGAAHVWTGRLAVLISVPVAIHCLYALGFQDYNPRVLLHSLFGCFFYGAFVAKMLLLTRGRLPGWVVPVAGGLVLAGLTGIWLSSAAWFFEHNGLTF
- a CDS encoding ubiquinol-cytochrome c reductase iron-sulfur subunit yields the protein MTVDPTMNRRTAVVAGAGAVAAAAALTACTTYGKNDTPATAPATSPVAQPGDNALAKTADVPVGGGIIKGDTVITQPTAGKFVGLSTTCTHMGCKVNAVTDGTINCPCHGSRYHLDGSVANGPAPKPLAAKPVRVQGDSIVAG